A region of Streptomyces sp. R44 DNA encodes the following proteins:
- a CDS encoding FtsX-like permease family protein — translation MPRSRSDKPARAVAPWVRTRLRTAPWAAAALALLVLVTAYLAAALPRAVDRYETEGLRHDIRTAAPRNSVLELTTPIPVNEHGKGLDPRVLQSKSDRAREELPEPILTDPEQTVHGVRTVKRVEGTDPWLPRPDGLPPEFVLSSPSRLTEHATLRKGRLAAGTADAPEAVVTVKTAESLHLKPGSVVHVPSKTSPEPLAVTITGIVEPRGPESPYWAVEPLLRTPALAPMVGDEVKYYWQGALLLSPASAPVVLSTNSEPELFFRFMPTAGHLTGRDTDRLAAALDATTSGPDLVKLRRAVGGNAALTTDLDTIVDSYRSMREAINPVVAVAVFGIGAVAAVVLAMTGGLFVARRDSELALLRSRGASLTGIGLRLLGETSAVAVPAAALALGLAVATVRQPDGGSGGIPLGPSVLGTVLVALVAILVLPVRAVVLHRRPRLHGARDDVLTARPSRRRTVLELTLLVLAVGAVASLRLRGTDGSGDSGDPLVSAAPVLVGLIAASVLVRIYPLPLRWLARPARRLRGAVGPLALARAGRASSSGTLPLLALVLALTTAAFGGSVLAGVADARDRAALLATGADARIGGYVEWTPLPAGLTESVRGLPGVRDVAAVQIEYGVDLPSYQGTTAEPMSAPIVGVEPDSYTRLANRTGFGPFPAGLLASTGKGGEGAVGDTQRVLPAIASPKVAERLGKQPMDIIAAAGAFRVQVVAVRSTTPALDDADFLLVNGADLTHRADTQLLVTGAVDGTALRAAVKAKSSRLDVALRSEERATYVDSPLQSGAEQIYLGAIGAGAAFAVVALLLSLMQSAPERNTLLARLRTMGLTRKQGRRLLALEALPQAVLAALGGILVGWATVPLLAPGIDLFRLALAAAPGFAPLDSAPLRADPWSLVLPALAVVVLTALAAVGQAWWAGRRGSIKELRAGDAR, via the coding sequence ATGCCCCGGTCCCGGTCCGACAAGCCCGCCCGCGCGGTGGCGCCCTGGGTGCGGACCCGGCTGCGGACCGCGCCCTGGGCCGCCGCCGCCCTCGCCCTGCTCGTCCTGGTCACCGCGTACCTCGCGGCCGCGCTGCCGCGGGCCGTCGACCGGTACGAGACGGAGGGTCTGCGGCACGACATCCGGACCGCCGCGCCGCGCAACTCCGTCCTCGAACTGACCACCCCGATCCCCGTCAACGAACACGGGAAGGGCCTGGACCCCCGCGTCCTGCAGAGCAAGAGCGACCGGGCACGCGAGGAGCTGCCCGAGCCGATCCTCACCGACCCGGAGCAGACCGTCCACGGCGTCCGCACGGTCAAGCGCGTCGAGGGAACCGACCCGTGGCTGCCGCGGCCCGACGGGCTCCCGCCCGAGTTCGTCCTGTCCTCCCCGTCCCGTCTCACCGAGCACGCGACGCTGCGGAAGGGACGGCTCGCCGCGGGCACGGCCGACGCCCCCGAGGCCGTCGTGACCGTCAAGACCGCCGAGTCCCTCCACCTGAAGCCCGGCTCCGTCGTGCACGTGCCGAGCAAGACCAGCCCGGAACCGCTCGCCGTCACGATCACCGGGATCGTGGAACCCCGCGGCCCCGAATCCCCGTACTGGGCCGTCGAGCCGCTGCTGCGCACCCCGGCGCTCGCCCCGATGGTCGGCGACGAGGTGAAGTACTACTGGCAGGGGGCGCTGCTCCTCTCCCCCGCCTCCGCACCCGTCGTCCTCTCCACCAACAGCGAGCCGGAGCTCTTCTTCCGGTTCATGCCCACCGCCGGCCACCTCACCGGCCGGGACACCGACCGGCTCGCCGCCGCCCTCGACGCGACGACGAGCGGCCCCGACCTGGTCAAGCTCCGGCGGGCCGTCGGCGGCAACGCCGCCCTCACCACCGACCTCGACACGATCGTCGACTCGTACCGCTCGATGCGCGAGGCCATCAACCCGGTCGTGGCCGTCGCCGTCTTCGGGATCGGCGCGGTCGCCGCGGTCGTCCTCGCGATGACCGGCGGCCTCTTCGTCGCCCGCCGCGACAGCGAACTCGCCCTGCTCCGCTCCCGCGGCGCCTCGCTCACCGGCATCGGCCTGCGGCTGCTCGGCGAGACCTCGGCCGTCGCCGTACCGGCCGCCGCGCTCGCCCTCGGCCTCGCCGTGGCGACCGTCCGGCAGCCCGACGGAGGCTCCGGCGGGATCCCCCTCGGCCCCTCCGTCCTCGGCACCGTGCTCGTCGCCCTGGTCGCGATCCTCGTGCTGCCCGTCCGCGCGGTCGTCCTGCACCGGCGCCCGCGTCTGCACGGCGCACGCGACGACGTGCTCACCGCACGCCCCTCCCGGCGCCGCACGGTCCTCGAACTCACCCTGCTCGTCCTCGCCGTGGGCGCCGTCGCCTCGCTGCGGCTGCGCGGCACCGACGGCTCCGGCGACTCCGGCGACCCGCTGGTGAGCGCCGCGCCCGTGCTCGTCGGCCTGATCGCCGCCTCCGTCCTCGTACGGATCTACCCGCTGCCGCTGCGCTGGCTGGCCCGCCCCGCCCGTCGGCTGCGCGGGGCCGTCGGACCGCTGGCCCTCGCCCGCGCCGGACGCGCCTCCTCCTCGGGCACCCTCCCGCTCCTCGCCCTCGTCCTCGCGCTGACCACCGCGGCCTTCGGCGGCTCCGTCCTCGCCGGCGTCGCCGACGCCCGCGACCGGGCGGCGCTCCTGGCGACCGGCGCGGACGCCCGGATCGGCGGCTACGTCGAATGGACCCCGCTGCCCGCCGGGCTCACCGAGTCGGTGCGCGGTCTGCCGGGGGTACGGGACGTGGCCGCGGTGCAGATCGAGTACGGGGTCGACCTGCCGTCCTACCAGGGGACGACCGCCGAGCCGATGAGCGCGCCGATCGTGGGCGTCGAGCCCGACTCGTACACCCGGCTCGCGAACCGGACCGGCTTCGGGCCGTTCCCCGCCGGACTGCTCGCCTCCACGGGGAAGGGCGGCGAGGGCGCCGTCGGTGACACCCAGCGGGTGCTGCCCGCGATCGCCTCGCCGAAGGTCGCCGAACGGCTCGGCAAGCAGCCGATGGACATCATCGCCGCGGCCGGCGCCTTCCGCGTGCAGGTCGTCGCCGTCCGCTCCACCACCCCGGCCCTCGACGACGCCGACTTCCTCCTCGTCAACGGCGCCGACCTCACCCACCGGGCCGACACCCAGCTGCTCGTCACGGGGGCCGTGGACGGCACGGCGCTGCGCGCCGCGGTGAAGGCGAAGTCGTCCCGGCTCGACGTCGCGCTCCGGAGCGAGGAACGGGCCACGTACGTCGACTCGCCGCTCCAGTCCGGTGCCGAGCAGATCTACCTGGGCGCGATCGGCGCGGGCGCCGCCTTCGCCGTGGTGGCCCTGCTGCTCTCCCTCATGCAGAGCGCACCCGAGCGGAACACGCTCCTCGCACGGCTGCGGACGATGGGCCTCACCCGGAAGCAGGGTCGCCGGCTGCTCGCCCTGGAGGCGCTGCCGCAGGCGGTGCTCGCCGCGCTCGGCGGCATCCTGGTCGGCTGGGCGACGGTGCCGCTGCTCGCCCCGGGCATCGACCTGTTCCGCCTCGCGCTCGCGGCGGCACCGGGGTTCGCCCCGCTGGACAGCGCCCCGCTGCGGGCGGACCCGTGGTCGCTGGTGCTGCCCGCGCTCGCCGTCGTCGTCCTCACGGCGCTCGCGGCGGTCGGACAGGCGTGGTGGGCGGGACGCAGGGGCTCGATCAAGGAACTCAGGGCAGGAGACGCACGATGA
- a CDS encoding ABC transporter ATP-binding protein, whose amino-acid sequence MTKTDTAPSDTTLEELERQATARRDRPSYGHDALIACDRLVRIFTTDGVEVQALQGLDLLVKEGELMALVGASGSGKSTLMNILAGLDVPTAGAARVAGCDLLGMDGKARLRYRRDVVGFVWQQTARNLLPYLTAAQNVALPMQLRGRSKQKAERAEELLAMLGIPEIRDRRPHQLSGGQQQRVAIAVALANNPAVLLADEPTGELDSATGEQVFAAFRRANEELGTTIVIVTHDQAVASEVRRTVAIRDGRTSSEVLRRTEVDEQGQESLVAREYAMLDRAGRLQLPAEYTQALGMEHRVALELEQDHIGVWPDDAEG is encoded by the coding sequence ATGACCAAGACCGACACGGCCCCGTCCGACACGACGCTGGAAGAGCTGGAGCGGCAGGCCACGGCGCGCCGCGACCGGCCCTCGTACGGTCATGACGCGCTCATCGCCTGCGACCGGCTCGTCCGCATCTTCACCACGGACGGGGTGGAGGTGCAGGCGCTCCAGGGGCTCGATCTCCTCGTGAAGGAGGGCGAGTTGATGGCCCTCGTCGGCGCCTCCGGTTCCGGCAAGTCGACCCTGATGAACATCCTGGCGGGCCTGGACGTGCCGACCGCCGGCGCGGCCCGGGTCGCCGGCTGCGACCTGCTCGGCATGGACGGCAAGGCGCGGCTGCGCTACCGCCGCGACGTCGTCGGCTTCGTCTGGCAGCAGACCGCCCGCAACCTCCTGCCGTACCTGACGGCCGCTCAGAACGTGGCGCTGCCCATGCAGTTGCGGGGCCGCTCGAAGCAGAAGGCGGAGCGGGCCGAGGAGCTGCTCGCCATGCTGGGCATCCCGGAGATCCGCGACCGGCGCCCGCACCAGCTCTCCGGCGGCCAGCAGCAGCGGGTGGCCATCGCGGTCGCCCTCGCCAACAACCCGGCCGTGCTCCTCGCCGACGAGCCGACGGGCGAGCTGGACTCGGCCACCGGCGAGCAGGTCTTCGCGGCCTTCCGCCGCGCCAACGAGGAGCTGGGCACGACGATCGTGATCGTCACCCACGACCAGGCGGTCGCCTCCGAGGTGCGCCGCACGGTCGCCATCCGCGACGGCCGGACCTCCTCGGAGGTGCTGCGCCGCACGGAGGTCGACGAGCAGGGCCAGGAGTCGCTGGTGGCGCGGGAGTACGCGATGCTCGACCGCGCCGGCCGACTCCAGCTCCCGGCGGAGTACACCCAGGCGCTCGGCATGGAGCACCGGGTGGCGCTGGAGCTGGAGCAGGACCACATCGGGGTGTGGCCGGACGACGCGGAGGGCTGA
- a CDS encoding GNAT family N-acetyltransferase, giving the protein MSDAERAGHPVDGVDVQVDAPLSGDELNTLFRAAWPGHRDTDFGPVLARSLLRVTARRAGRLVGYVNVVGDGGVHAFLLDTTVHPDERRRGLGVTLVRTAAEAARARGAHWLHVDYEPHLTAFHERCGFRPTAAGLMALDDPTG; this is encoded by the coding sequence ATGAGCGATGCCGAGCGTGCCGGGCATCCGGTCGACGGCGTCGACGTCCAGGTCGACGCGCCCCTCTCCGGCGACGAGCTCAACACCCTCTTCCGCGCCGCCTGGCCCGGGCACCGGGACACCGACTTCGGGCCCGTCCTCGCGCGCAGTCTCCTCCGTGTCACCGCCCGCCGGGCCGGGCGGCTCGTCGGGTACGTGAACGTCGTCGGCGACGGCGGCGTCCACGCGTTCCTCCTCGACACCACCGTCCACCCCGACGAGCGCCGCCGGGGCCTCGGCGTCACCCTCGTACGGACCGCCGCCGAGGCCGCCCGCGCGCGGGGCGCGCACTGGCTGCACGTGGACTACGAGCCGCACCTCACCGCCTTCCACGAGCGGTGCGGCTTCCGTCCCACCGCGGCCGGGCTCATGGCGCTCGACGACCCCACCGGCTGA